The window AATGTCGCAGCGAGCCGCGTTTTAATGACGCGATGTCGGAGTGCCGCATAGCACATCGTGCAAGTCCCCGCGCCGTGCGTAAAGCTTCGCCGAACCCGTTCCCATTTCACACTAACCCGAAGCGCAAGCGAGGTTTTGTCGCCTTTTTCACGTTCCTCGCTGGCGCTTCGGGTTGGTGTACGGCACCTGCGTACCGGGTTCGGCGAAGGTTTACCGCCGTGCCGATCTATTCCCTTGTCGCGGGACGGGTTAAGACAATCGCGGTCTTGGCGTCGTGTTTGTGGCGCAGCAGTTGCGGGCAGCCACGCTCAAATGCATTACTTGACCGACGCGCGAGGAATCGTTATCCCGATTTCCATGCTGGCGTTCTCGCTGACTGCAACCGGTTGCGGCACCACGAACTGGAGCGACACCGCGCGCACGGGAACCGAACAGTTGCTGATTTCGACCGCCATCGACGAGGCGGTGGGGAATATTGATTTTGCGCCTTTGTCGCACCGCGAGGTTTATCTGGACACGGACCCACTCGACGGATCGGTGGGCCGGCACTACCTGACGAGTTGTCTGCGTCAGCGGATGTTGTCGCAGCAATGCATCGTTAAGGAGAAACTGTCCGAGGCCGATTATGTCGTGGAGGTGCGAGCGGGAACGATCGGAACCGACCGGCATGAGGACCTGATCGGGATTCCGGCGACCGAGCTGAGCGTGCCGGTCGGATCCGACGCGGGTGCTCCGGCCAGCGTTCCTGAAATTGCTTTGGCGAAGAGCACGAATCAGCGAGGCGTGGCGAAAGTCGGTTGTTTTGCCTACCGCCGCGAAACGGGCCAGGCGTTCTGGCAGTCGGGCGTCGTTCCGATGTCGGTAAATGCCAAAGAGACACGGATTCTTGGCTTCCGATCGTTCAACCGTGGCACGTTGTATGACCGCACGCAATTCGTCGAGGATCACGCTCCACGCGGGAAACAAGCGACATGGCGGTCGCCTGCCTCGGCAGCGGCGGCCGCGCCGGCCGCGCCGTCCGACGCGCGGCCCGCCACACAACGCCGGTGAGCCGATCTTGCCTCCGGTTTGAGGCTCCTTGAAATCGCATAAAACGCCCTTCATGACAACGACTACACCAACCGGACCCTTGGCGGCGCGCGTGCTCGTCGTCGAGGACCATCCGGATACGGCGGATTTTTTATCGCGTTATGCGCGGTTGCTGGGCTGCGAGGTGCGCACGGCATGCACGGGCGCTCAAGCGCTGGAGACGGCGCTGGAATTCCTGCCGCAGATCGTGCTCTTGGACATCGGCCTGCCCGACATGGACGGCTGGGAGTTCGCTCGGTGTTTGCGCCGCGAGCTCGAGCCGGTGCATCCGGTGCTGATCGCCATTACCGCGTTCCGCAGCCAGGACGACCGGATTCGCTCGCTCGAGGCCGGCATCGACTACCACTTGAACAAGCCCGCTTTTCGCGAAGAGTTGATGCGGCTGCTGCTGGAGCTTGTGGGCCGGACCTAATTCTGGATTTTGCCGTTTTCTCCATCCAAGGTCAAGTTACGACTCTTGCCTACGACGACGGACTATGCATTAGCAGTTTCGATGCCAGGCACGCCGGGCCGCCGGGATACTCTCTGAAATCAAGACTTGATGAGGAGATCTCGTTGCGAGGGCCGCGCCACGCGGGCGCACCCGCGACGTTGTGTCGCGGCCATGTCGTCTGCCCGCGCAAAAACTGACGCACTCGCCCGCCGACCGTCACGGGCGAGCGTGCCGGTCGGCGGGAGCAGGAGGGGCGTCGGGCCGCGGGCCGTGGGACGCGCGAGACGGCTCAAGCGGCCCGACGGCCCCGACACTCAGTCCACAGCGCATTGAAGCGGCGGCGCGCTTCGTCGACGGAAACCACGTCGCCCGCGGGCGCGGTGCGCCAGGGCGGCTGGCGGCCTAGGCACGCGACCAGCGCCGGCAGGCCCACCCGACGGCGCTCGAGCATGAATTCGAACAGCGCCGTCTGAAACTCGGCGCGCCGGGCCGCCTGGCACAGCGGGCCCCCCGCCGTACGCCAAATCCTCAGCAACCGGAGAAAATCGGGCAACAGATCCTCTCGCCAAGCGCGATGGATTACGCGGTAACAGCGCAGCTCCGTGCGCTGAGAATCAAAGGCGGGCGGCGTCGGAAACGTGAAGCCGCAGGAATCGAGCAGCATGACGATCTCGGTGCCATGCGGAACACCGCCCTGCAGGGCCAAGTGCAGTTCCCGCCATCCGGCCGAGGGGCAGCCAGCGGGGTTGCTTTCGGACTTCGAATTCCGCTTGCGGGCGCACATCGTGGCGACTCACGTGGCCGAGACCAGCCATCCCTGACGGTGAACGTAGGGGCCTTCACAAGCACGCCGCGCGCCAAGACGCGAGGTGTCGCGCAAACGATGGGTCAGGGAGCCTGCGGGGTTTTTAGGCGGTTCCCGTGCGTCGTGCGCGCGTCACCTCGTCGCGGAACGATGTCGCACCGCGACAAACTGTCGCGGTTTTACGCCGCCTCGGGGTCGCGCTGGCTTGCGTTCAGTCCCCACACCTTGAGCTTGCGCTGCAGCGTGCGAACGGAAATTCCCAGCGCTTCGGCGGCGTGCGTGCGGTTGCCGCCGCAGCGTTCGAGCACCGATAAGATGGCCGTCCGCTCCATGTCTCGCAGGTTGTTGGCGCCGCCGCGATCGGCGGTTTTGGCGAGCAGCGAGGAATTGCCGCTGAGATACGCCGGCAGATCGCCCAGAGACAGCGTGCCGCCGTTCGACATGACCACCATGTTTTCGATGGCGTTGCGCAATTGCCGCACGTTGCCGGGCCAATCATAGGCCAGTATGAATTGGATCAGTTCGGGCGACATGGTGGGCCAGGGCCGCTGATGCTTCTGGCAGGCCGCGGCCAAAAAAGCGTCCATCAGCAAGGGAATGTCGTCGTGCCGGTCGCGCAGGGGCGGCAACTCGACGGTCAAGACGTTGAGGCGATAGAAAAGGTCGGCACGGAAGTCGCCGCGGGCCACCAACTCGGCCAGATTGCGACTGGTGGCGGCCACCAGCCGAACATCGACGCGGCGGTCTTCATTGCTGCCGACCGGATTGACCGAGAGGTTGTCGAGCACTCTCAGCAGCTTGGCCTGGGCCGACAGGGGGAAGTCGCCGATTTCATCGATGAACAACGTCCCGCCGTCGGCCGCCTCGAACCGGCCGATCCGATCGCGCTCGGCGCCCGTGAAGGCGCCCGGCACGTAGCCGAAGAGTTCCGCTTCGACCAGGCTTTCGGGCAGGGCGGCAATGTTCACGGCGATGTAGGCGCCGGCCTTGCGACGGCTCTGCTCATGAATGGCCGAGGCGATCAGTTCCTTGCCGGTGCCCGACTCGCCGAGAATCAGCACTAGGCCGTCGGTGGGGGCCGCGCGGCGCACACGTTCGAACACCTCGACCATGGCCGCTGATTGCCCCAAGATGCGCGGGCCAGCGGGCTCATCGCACGGTTTGTTGTTTTCGGCCCGCGGCGCCGTGTCGCACCGCGCGATCATGCGGCGGACCAACTGCAACAGCGCCTCCGGATCGACCGGCTTCGTCAAGTAGTCTTCGGCCCCCAGTTTCATGGCCGCCACCGCCGAGTCGACGTCGCCATAGGCGGTAGCCATGATAAACGGCGTCTGTGGGCGGCGGCGGCGCCACGAGCGGAGCAGGTCGATGCCGCTGCCCTTGCCCATGCGCACGTCGCTGATCACCAGGCCGACTTCGCCATCGATGTACTCCAGCGCCTCATCGGGGTCGCGGGCGGTGAACACGCGATACTGTTCCATGCGCAGCAGCCGGGCCAGCGCGTCGCGCTCGCCCTGTTCATCTTCGACCACCAACACGCTCCGGCCGACCGTCATGACACGACCTCATGCTCGAAACTGGGTGCCGCGTCGGGCAGCCGCACCACGAACCGGCCGCCGCCCTCGTAGCCCTCGTCGTAGGCGATGCTCCCGCCGCTTTCCTGGACGAACTTTTTCACCAAGGTCAGCCCCAGGCCGATACCCACGTCCTTGGTCGAGAAAAACGGGTCGAAAATGCGCTGCCGCTGTTCGGGCGGAACGCCCGGACCGTTGTCGCTGACCGCCAACTGCAAACCGTCGGTGGTGGAACTGACGTCGATTTCGATGCGGCCGCCCTTGCCGACCGCTTCGCGGGCGTTGTTGAGCAGATTGAGCAGGATCTGCCGTAAACGGTCGCGGTCGATCCGCACTTTGAGCGGCCCGGGCGCCAGATGCGCCACGACGGCGATGTGGTAGTCTTCCATGGCTTGCTGCACCAGGTCAAGCGTGCCGCGCACCTCGGCTTTGAGGTCGACGTCTTCGACCCGCGGCGGATCGCTGCGCGCATAACCGAGCATTTCGCCGATCAACGCCGCCACCCGCGTGATTTCCCGCGTCGACTCGCGCACGATGGTGGCAACCTCGTCGGCGGGGAGCCGTCCCTCGCCCCGGTAGGCGCGGCCGATGGCGTGCAGGTTCAAACGCACGGCGTTGAGGGGATTGCGCACCTCATGGGCCAGGCCCACGATGAACTGACGCAGCTCGTTGACTCGCCGCACTTCCGACAGTTCCAGGCGATGTTGCAGCGCGGCCGTTTGTCGGATGATGAAATAGAGTGAACCGACGGCCGCCAACACCACGAGCGTCGTACCGGCAATCACGACCATCCAACCGAATTGCTCTTCGTCTTGTTGCGCCGCGGCGGCGGCCTCGAACCAGTCGGCGTTGAGACCCGCGTGGTAGGTTCCGATGACGGCGCCGTTAAAGGTGACCGGCAGACGAACGTCAAAGGCGCGCCGGCCTTCGGTGAGACCCGCGAATCGAGTCTCCACAACATCGGCGCCCGCTTGGAGCAAGGCGCGCTGATGCCAGCCGGGACAAAGCTGTTGCCCTTCCAAGGCGGGATTGCTGTGGGCCACGACGTTGCCGGCCAGGTCCTCCACGGCGGCGTAAGACCATTTTTCTTCGCTGAGGATGGCTTGATGCCAATGGGCCAAGAGCCAATCCAGACTGCGAAGTTGTCGAAGGTCTGGCCGCACGTCGCCCTGGGCGAAATCCCGCTCGATGTGCCGCACGGTGCGCTGCGCATGCGAGACAACCTCGGCCACCGCCGATTTGAGGAACGAATCGCGGGCCTGCTCCAAATCACGTCCGGCGCCCCAGACTCCCAGGGCCACGATCGAAACCAGCGCGACCGTCATGCAAACGAAGGTGGCACGCGTAGAGCGGCGGAGCAATCGCCTGGGGCCGCCCGACTTCTCGTTCCCGTCGATATGAGCGACGTTCATGAAGCGCAGGTTGTAAAATTGTCAGGGAAAGCGACGATCGCCATTTTAGCGTCGGCCGCGAGGCTGCT of the Pirellulales bacterium genome contains:
- a CDS encoding HAMP domain-containing sensor histidine kinase, whose protein sequence is MNVAHIDGNEKSGGPRRLLRRSTRATFVCMTVALVSIVALGVWGAGRDLEQARDSFLKSAVAEVVSHAQRTVRHIERDFAQGDVRPDLRQLRSLDWLLAHWHQAILSEEKWSYAAVEDLAGNVVAHSNPALEGQQLCPGWHQRALLQAGADVVETRFAGLTEGRRAFDVRLPVTFNGAVIGTYHAGLNADWFEAAAAAQQDEEQFGWMVVIAGTTLVVLAAVGSLYFIIRQTAALQHRLELSEVRRVNELRQFIVGLAHEVRNPLNAVRLNLHAIGRAYRGEGRLPADEVATIVRESTREITRVAALIGEMLGYARSDPPRVEDVDLKAEVRGTLDLVQQAMEDYHIAVVAHLAPGPLKVRIDRDRLRQILLNLLNNAREAVGKGGRIEIDVSSTTDGLQLAVSDNGPGVPPEQRQRIFDPFFSTKDVGIGLGLTLVKKFVQESGGSIAYDEGYEGGGRFVVRLPDAAPSFEHEVVS
- a CDS encoding response regulator gives rise to the protein MTTTTPTGPLAARVLVVEDHPDTADFLSRYARLLGCEVRTACTGAQALETALEFLPQIVLLDIGLPDMDGWEFARCLRRELEPVHPVLIAITAFRSQDDRIRSLEAGIDYHLNKPAFREELMRLLLELVGRT
- a CDS encoding sigma-54 dependent transcriptional regulator, translated to MTVGRSVLVVEDEQGERDALARLLRMEQYRVFTARDPDEALEYIDGEVGLVISDVRMGKGSGIDLLRSWRRRRPQTPFIMATAYGDVDSAVAAMKLGAEDYLTKPVDPEALLQLVRRMIARCDTAPRAENNKPCDEPAGPRILGQSAAMVEVFERVRRAAPTDGLVLILGESGTGKELIASAIHEQSRRKAGAYIAVNIAALPESLVEAELFGYVPGAFTGAERDRIGRFEAADGGTLFIDEIGDFPLSAQAKLLRVLDNLSVNPVGSNEDRRVDVRLVAATSRNLAELVARGDFRADLFYRLNVLTVELPPLRDRHDDIPLLMDAFLAAACQKHQRPWPTMSPELIQFILAYDWPGNVRQLRNAIENMVVMSNGGTLSLGDLPAYLSGNSSLLAKTADRGGANNLRDMERTAILSVLERCGGNRTHAAEALGISVRTLQRKLKVWGLNASQRDPEAA
- a CDS encoding DUF6655 family protein, which encodes MLAFSLTATGCGTTNWSDTARTGTEQLLISTAIDEAVGNIDFAPLSHREVYLDTDPLDGSVGRHYLTSCLRQRMLSQQCIVKEKLSEADYVVEVRAGTIGTDRHEDLIGIPATELSVPVGSDAGAPASVPEIALAKSTNQRGVAKVGCFAYRRETGQAFWQSGVVPMSVNAKETRILGFRSFNRGTLYDRTQFVEDHAPRGKQATWRSPASAAAAAPAAPSDARPATQRR